One window of Sinorhizobium fredii NGR234 genomic DNA carries:
- a CDS encoding capsule biosynthesis protein — MTAGTTIQQRPRRTFLFLQGPSSPIFAKIATRLEAFGHICLRINLNAGDQIFWRRGGAHNYRGTIDDWAACVEAFLRRHSVSDLVLLGEERPYHQAAIAAARRVGAEVFVVEMGYLRPDWLTLERGGMSSNSHFPADPQQILSAAAGLPEPDWQRQHTQTFLAEAAYDLLYNLPNVFLWFLFPGYRRHAIFHPLAEYAGWVRRLVVSKRQRRAADRLIGSLTSASEPYFVYPLQLETDFQLRAHSPFNSQKEAIADILASFARHAPATSKLAIKVHPLDNSLIPWRRIIAQQSAALGISERVIYLDGGNLDLLTEKSAGMVTVNSTAGLHALKQGRPVKILGRAVFDIAGLTDQQPLDAFWVAPRLPDAELSAAMFRLMAASIQVRGNFYSVAGTDAGAEAIAERLHRNTVNKPGAFINPPPRQKPEKRAAASSQATPARKRS; from the coding sequence ATGACGGCAGGCACGACGATCCAGCAGCGGCCACGGCGGACTTTCCTGTTCCTGCAGGGCCCCTCCTCGCCGATTTTCGCCAAGATCGCCACGCGGCTCGAGGCATTCGGCCACATCTGCCTGCGCATCAATCTCAACGCGGGCGACCAGATCTTCTGGCGACGGGGCGGCGCGCACAACTATCGTGGCACGATCGACGATTGGGCGGCTTGTGTGGAGGCATTCCTGCGCCGCCATTCCGTCAGCGACCTCGTCCTTCTCGGCGAGGAACGCCCCTACCACCAGGCGGCCATCGCTGCAGCGCGCCGGGTCGGAGCTGAGGTCTTCGTCGTCGAAATGGGCTATCTGAGGCCCGACTGGCTGACACTCGAGCGCGGCGGCATGTCGTCCAACTCGCATTTTCCTGCCGATCCCCAGCAGATCCTCAGCGCGGCGGCCGGGCTGCCGGAGCCGGACTGGCAGCGGCAACACACGCAGACCTTCCTTGCCGAAGCGGCCTATGACCTCCTTTACAATCTGCCGAATGTCTTCCTCTGGTTTCTTTTCCCCGGTTATCGCCGCCACGCGATCTTTCATCCGCTGGCGGAATATGCCGGCTGGGTAAGGCGCCTGGTTGTGAGCAAGCGCCAGCGAAGAGCGGCAGACAGGCTGATCGGCTCGCTCACCTCGGCAAGCGAGCCCTATTTCGTCTACCCGCTGCAGCTCGAGACCGACTTCCAATTGCGGGCACACTCTCCCTTCAACAGCCAGAAAGAGGCGATTGCGGATATCCTCGCCTCCTTCGCGCGCCATGCACCGGCCACCAGCAAGCTCGCCATCAAGGTGCACCCGCTCGACAACAGCCTGATCCCCTGGCGCAGGATCATCGCCCAGCAATCGGCGGCGCTCGGAATCAGCGAGCGGGTCATCTATCTCGACGGTGGAAATCTGGATCTGCTGACGGAGAAGAGCGCCGGCATGGTGACGGTCAACTCGACCGCCGGGCTGCACGCCTTGAAACAGGGCAGACCGGTCAAAATTCTCGGCAGGGCCGTTTTCGACATCGCGGGGCTGACGGACCAGCAACCGCTCGATGCCTTCTGGGTGGCGCCCCGGCTACCGGATGCGGAACTGAGCGCGGCGATGTTCCGGCTGATGGCGGCGTCGATCCAGGTTCGCGGCAACTTCTATTCCGTTGCCGGCACCGATGCCGGAGCAGAAGCGATCGCCGAGCGGCTGCACCGCAACACCGTCAACAAACCAGGTGCATTCATCAACCCGCCGCCGCGACAAAAACCGGAAAAGAGGGCGGCGGCTTCCAGTCAGGCAACGCCGGCGCGCAAGAGATCGTGA
- a CDS encoding LTA synthase family protein, translating into MKLLKGIGLALLPIQLHDYPAPLTLGCYLLSCGVIFFTDRFALPARERRRNASPHGRNQDIIDVLARLPVIALVFAGFFAISWRPLYAAAGVMSFFIIFTGISRAKFKFIREPLVFSDIALVADVFKYKSIFYATSLNIVFWIVAVLYVFGVSGLYMYFEPTVLPARDKMFWILVMIGIAAGPWLSLFYGPVNRPTAALVQRLMGKKVNVKMSTVRFGTFGSVVFHFIVWLGVKREKIVAELSERLRAAVHELIGHEDAPLIVVWQSESFIDMRHFGVDTIKLPAIDRLRQQAVQWGRLSNVFEGGYTLRTEFAVLSGLVPDDIHVDASYPYLRASHYADVVWPGKLKRAGWRTHFIHPYDRTFFLRHKAMPVLGFDTLTMLDAFDHDPSQDGLYVSDAVLTARVLEETQKLPDDESGLFFVASMANHGPWEPGRVEALTNPVEIYLAILQQSDAALKKLVDGLDRLDRPVWLVFYGDHAPLLKSFADPFPDPRTDYFIVPLAKARPANQRPKPPQDEDPWNLLRALLKHANLHKDALQ; encoded by the coding sequence GTGAAATTGCTCAAAGGTATCGGCTTGGCGCTTCTTCCCATCCAGTTGCACGACTATCCGGCACCGTTGACGCTCGGCTGCTATCTGCTGTCCTGCGGCGTGATCTTCTTCACCGATCGATTTGCCTTGCCGGCCCGCGAGCGCCGAAGGAACGCGTCTCCCCATGGCCGTAATCAGGACATCATCGACGTCCTTGCCAGGCTGCCGGTGATAGCGCTCGTCTTCGCCGGCTTTTTCGCAATCTCCTGGCGACCGCTTTACGCGGCTGCCGGGGTCATGAGCTTCTTCATCATCTTCACCGGCATTTCCCGTGCGAAGTTCAAGTTCATCCGCGAGCCACTGGTCTTCTCCGACATCGCCCTCGTCGCCGACGTGTTCAAATACAAGTCGATCTTCTACGCGACGTCGCTGAACATCGTGTTCTGGATCGTCGCCGTCCTCTACGTCTTCGGCGTCTCGGGCCTCTACATGTATTTCGAGCCGACGGTGCTGCCGGCACGCGACAAGATGTTTTGGATTCTGGTGATGATCGGGATCGCCGCAGGACCCTGGCTCTCGCTGTTCTACGGTCCGGTCAACCGCCCCACCGCCGCCCTCGTGCAGCGTCTGATGGGGAAGAAGGTCAACGTCAAGATGAGCACGGTGCGCTTCGGCACCTTCGGCTCGGTCGTCTTCCATTTCATCGTCTGGCTGGGGGTCAAGCGCGAGAAGATCGTCGCCGAACTCTCCGAACGCCTGCGCGCCGCCGTCCATGAGCTGATCGGCCACGAGGACGCGCCGCTGATCGTCGTCTGGCAATCGGAATCCTTCATCGACATGCGGCATTTCGGCGTGGACACGATCAAGCTGCCGGCGATCGACAGGCTGCGCCAGCAGGCGGTGCAATGGGGCCGGCTGAGCAACGTCTTCGAAGGCGGCTACACGCTGCGCACCGAATTCGCCGTCCTGAGCGGCCTGGTGCCGGACGATATCCATGTCGATGCGAGCTATCCCTATCTTCGCGCCTCCCACTATGCCGATGTCGTCTGGCCGGGAAAGTTGAAGCGGGCCGGCTGGCGCACCCATTTCATTCATCCTTATGACCGGACCTTCTTCCTGCGCCACAAGGCGATGCCGGTGTTGGGCTTCGACACGCTGACCATGCTCGACGCCTTCGACCATGATCCGTCCCAAGATGGTCTCTACGTCTCCGACGCCGTGTTGACCGCCAGAGTTCTGGAAGAGACGCAGAAGCTCCCCGACGACGAAAGCGGGCTCTTTTTCGTGGCCTCGATGGCCAATCACGGTCCTTGGGAGCCGGGCCGCGTTGAAGCGCTCACCAATCCGGTCGAGATCTACCTGGCGATCCTTCAGCAATCGGATGCCGCACTGAAGAAACTGGTCGACGGCCTGGACAGATTGGATCGCCCCGTTTGGCTCGTCTTCTACGGTGATCATGCTCCGCTCCTCAAATCCTTTGCCGACCCTTTTCCCGATCCGCGCACGGATTATTTCATCGTCCCGCTTGCCAAGGCGCGCCCGGCAAATCAGCGTCCCAAACCACCGCAGGACGAGGACCCGTGGAATCTTCTGCGTGCCCTGCTCAAGCACGCCAATCTGCACAAGGACGCGCTGCAATAG
- a CDS encoding SDR family oxidoreductase: MTHVIITGGSSGIGLALASLYASRGARLSLIARSRDLLELAAQTLVSKYGARQGDIHIEAADVANEAKIGPAIGRCIEALGPCDILVTSAGIVEPAPFLDASSAAFRRQMETNFSGTVHAVRAVYPDMVQRRSGHIVMISSGSGLIGIYGYTAYCASKFALRGFAEALRSEARCHGVGVSVGYPPDTETPQFEREIAERPREASVVMGVVRPWSAEAVARKIVDGIDRKRFEIYFGLTLFLLGRFGPAVRPLINWWFDRAIERSRGR; this comes from the coding sequence ATGACCCATGTGATCATCACCGGCGGCTCGAGCGGCATCGGCCTGGCACTCGCGTCCCTCTATGCAAGCCGCGGCGCTCGGCTGTCACTGATTGCGCGCTCGCGCGATCTCCTGGAACTGGCGGCGCAGACGCTTGTCTCCAAATACGGCGCGCGGCAAGGCGATATCCATATCGAAGCCGCCGATGTCGCGAACGAGGCAAAAATCGGCCCGGCGATCGGCCGCTGCATCGAGGCGCTGGGCCCCTGCGATATTCTCGTGACGTCCGCAGGCATTGTCGAACCGGCGCCGTTCCTCGATGCGTCGAGCGCCGCCTTCCGTCGTCAGATGGAAACGAACTTCTCCGGTACCGTGCACGCGGTGCGCGCCGTCTACCCGGACATGGTGCAGCGGCGCAGCGGGCATATCGTGATGATTTCCTCGGGTAGCGGACTTATCGGCATATACGGCTACACGGCCTATTGCGCGTCGAAATTCGCCCTGCGCGGCTTTGCCGAAGCGCTGCGCAGCGAAGCGCGCTGCCACGGCGTCGGCGTATCGGTGGGCTATCCGCCGGATACCGAAACGCCGCAATTCGAGCGGGAAATCGCAGAGCGCCCGCGCGAGGCAAGCGTGGTGATGGGCGTCGTCCGCCCCTGGAGCGCCGAGGCCGTTGCCCGGAAAATCGTCGACGGCATCGATAGGAAACGCTTCGAGATCTATTTCGGCCTTACGCTTTTCCTGCTCGGCCGCTTCGGCCCGGCGGTTCGGCCGCTCATCAACTGGTGGTTCGACCGGGCGATCGAGCGCAGCCGGGGACGGTGA
- a CDS encoding aminotransferase class I/II-fold pyridoxal phosphate-dependent enzyme, whose translation MSKDGNGQTFSKMNSSLRENLLDRMRNTHQSSERNRMARSERDLPPAPRRQQARFEDLPEYKQVQAQKFASEQLGIANPFYRAHQTAAGATTMIDGRKLVNFASYDYLGLNRHAHVLERARETIETFGISASASRLVAGERPVHVELEERIARFYGVEAAVCFVSGYLTNVAAIGCLLGPKDLVIHDEFIHNSALAGIKLSGAARRLFKHNDTADLEHVLRTVSGDYRHILVIVEGIYSMDGDVANLPALLKLKAEFGFWLMVDEAHSLGVLGRRGKGLAEHFGVDPHEVDIWMGTLSKTTSSCGGYIAGSEALAAVLKASAGGFVYSVGLAPVLGASAVASIDVLEREPERTAALRRNGALFLKLAKEAGLDTGLSGGYSVVPVIVGDSLRAVQLSNDLLAAGINVLPIIHPAVPEGMARLRYFITSEHTEEQIRRTVTLTAERLKDLVERNFGLGGVDIDQMLKTLSAR comes from the coding sequence ATGAGCAAGGACGGAAACGGCCAGACCTTCTCCAAGATGAACAGCAGCCTCAGGGAGAACCTGCTGGACAGGATGAGGAACACGCATCAATCCTCGGAGCGCAACCGAATGGCGCGCTCGGAACGGGACTTGCCGCCTGCGCCGCGCCGCCAACAGGCGCGCTTCGAGGATCTGCCCGAATACAAGCAGGTGCAGGCGCAGAAGTTCGCGAGCGAGCAGCTCGGCATCGCCAATCCGTTCTATCGGGCGCATCAGACGGCCGCCGGCGCGACGACGATGATCGACGGCCGCAAGCTCGTCAACTTCGCATCCTATGACTATCTCGGGCTGAACAGACACGCCCACGTGCTCGAGCGCGCGCGCGAGACGATCGAGACCTTCGGAATTTCCGCCTCGGCGAGCCGGCTCGTGGCAGGCGAAAGACCGGTTCACGTCGAGCTCGAGGAGCGGATCGCGCGCTTCTACGGCGTCGAGGCGGCCGTCTGTTTCGTCAGCGGTTATCTCACCAATGTCGCGGCCATAGGCTGCCTGTTGGGGCCGAAGGATCTCGTCATCCATGACGAGTTCATCCACAACAGCGCCCTTGCCGGCATCAAGCTCTCGGGCGCGGCGCGCCGCCTGTTCAAGCACAACGATACGGCCGACCTCGAACATGTGCTGCGCACCGTTTCCGGCGACTATCGCCACATCCTGGTGATTGTCGAAGGCATCTATTCGATGGACGGCGATGTCGCCAACCTGCCGGCGCTTCTCAAGCTCAAGGCGGAATTCGGCTTCTGGCTGATGGTCGACGAGGCCCATTCGCTGGGCGTACTGGGCCGGCGGGGCAAGGGCCTGGCCGAGCATTTCGGCGTCGATCCTCACGAGGTCGACATCTGGATGGGGACGCTCTCGAAAACCACCTCGAGCTGCGGCGGTTATATCGCCGGCAGCGAGGCGCTTGCGGCGGTGCTCAAGGCGTCAGCCGGCGGCTTCGTCTACAGCGTCGGTCTCGCGCCCGTTCTCGGCGCATCGGCGGTTGCAAGCATCGACGTTCTCGAACGGGAACCGGAGCGCACCGCAGCGCTGAGGCGCAACGGCGCCCTGTTCCTGAAACTTGCTAAGGAGGCCGGTCTCGACACCGGCTTGAGCGGCGGTTACTCGGTCGTGCCGGTGATCGTCGGCGATTCGCTTAGAGCCGTGCAGCTGTCGAACGACCTGCTCGCCGCCGGCATCAATGTGCTGCCGATCATCCATCCCGCCGTTCCGGAGGGCATGGCGCGGCTGCGTTACTTCATCACCAGCGAGCATACGGAGGAACAGATCCGCCGTACCGTGACGCTGACGGCCGAACGCCTGAAGGATCTCGTCGAACGGAATTTCGGCCTCGGCGGTGTCGATATCGACCAAATGCTGAAGACGCTTTCGGCGCGTTAG